A window from Dehalobacter sp. DCA encodes these proteins:
- a CDS encoding LTA synthase family protein has translation MSYMVKAFQGFVRSPLRTRELSAKGFLIWIAATAFIQVIIAEIIQRGDFKSAFVWIYSNLLVFLINDFLAIVLLCFFLFLTGNLRLTVISSSVLLILLSLTNMVKKQFLGDPLFPWDFGRFDQVYNLLPKISGEVLPVLFFLGMMIIVLILAGTFFIPKYRLRLRTRMGVLVGVAILIPLLVFYRHTPIQTLFKMAEIEHIYWVQTQNSLQNGFLLGFMMNTEYIMVLKPAGYSEETISKITAEDKAGLSAAAANVQDSGMKPDIVVILDESFWDPTRLPKVAFSEDPLPNFRELGNEGASGEILSPVFGGSTANVEFEFLTGLSTNFLPQGAIAYQQYVTKSLPALPNLLQRYGYETTAIHPYHGWFYDRDKIYPLLGFQHFYSLEDFNGAKIDGEYIADIEVSKKIIQELQTADQPEFIFAVTMQNHGPYPADRYSDHTVSTSGSLTSEGKGILDTYAEGVRDADASLAYLTDYLRKSDRPTIVVYFGDHLPFLGKDYEVYKETGYITENENEWSTGDTLKMKSVPLIIWSNDQQDTVETNADTDADTSSADAAKTIRSTTDLGLISPSFLGAYLLKQLNYPGNTIFEYTSRMADVLPVYGKSVFVDQYGQTYNELPSSFQEAEKDYWLLEYDLLFGKQYSKK, from the coding sequence GCATTCATCCAGGTCATTATTGCTGAAATTATCCAACGGGGAGATTTTAAATCAGCTTTTGTATGGATCTATTCCAATCTCCTGGTATTTTTAATTAACGATTTTTTGGCAATTGTACTTCTGTGTTTTTTTCTTTTTCTTACAGGTAATCTGCGGCTTACGGTCATTTCTTCATCCGTCCTGCTGATTTTACTTTCGTTAACAAATATGGTGAAGAAACAGTTTTTAGGGGATCCTTTGTTTCCCTGGGATTTTGGGAGATTCGATCAGGTTTATAATCTGCTGCCTAAGATTTCTGGAGAAGTGCTGCCGGTCCTTTTTTTTCTTGGCATGATGATTATCGTCCTCATTCTGGCCGGGACATTCTTTATTCCGAAATATCGCCTACGCTTAAGGACCAGGATGGGCGTTCTTGTGGGCGTCGCTATTCTGATTCCATTACTGGTTTTTTACCGGCATACGCCGATCCAGACGTTGTTTAAAATGGCCGAAATCGAACATATCTACTGGGTCCAAACCCAAAACAGCTTACAGAACGGTTTTCTTCTGGGTTTCATGATGAACACGGAATATATCATGGTTTTGAAGCCAGCCGGCTACAGTGAAGAAACCATTAGCAAGATCACGGCTGAGGACAAAGCCGGTTTGTCAGCGGCGGCTGCCAATGTTCAGGACAGCGGAATGAAGCCGGATATTGTTGTCATTCTGGATGAATCTTTCTGGGATCCTACCAGGCTTCCGAAGGTTGCTTTTTCTGAAGATCCGCTGCCGAATTTTCGAGAATTAGGTAACGAAGGCGCTTCTGGCGAGATATTATCCCCGGTGTTTGGAGGAAGTACGGCTAATGTGGAATTTGAGTTTTTGACAGGATTATCGACCAATTTCCTGCCACAGGGAGCGATTGCTTACCAGCAGTATGTCACAAAATCCCTGCCTGCTTTGCCGAACTTACTTCAGCGTTACGGCTACGAGACGACGGCCATTCATCCCTACCACGGCTGGTTCTATGACAGGGACAAGATTTACCCGCTGCTGGGTTTTCAGCACTTTTATAGTCTGGAAGATTTCAACGGGGCCAAAATTGACGGTGAATATATCGCAGATATCGAAGTCAGTAAAAAAATTATTCAAGAGCTTCAAACAGCCGATCAGCCGGAATTCATTTTTGCTGTAACGATGCAAAATCACGGTCCTTATCCGGCGGACCGTTACAGTGATCATACGGTCAGTACATCCGGCAGTCTTACATCCGAAGGAAAAGGGATTTTAGACACCTATGCGGAAGGCGTACGAGATGCAGATGCATCGCTGGCTTATCTGACTGACTATTTGCGGAAATCGGATAGGCCGACAATCGTTGTTTATTTTGGGGACCACCTGCCTTTTTTAGGTAAGGATTATGAAGTCTATAAAGAAACCGGCTATATTACCGAGAATGAAAACGAATGGTCAACGGGGGACACCTTAAAAATGAAATCGGTTCCGCTGATCATCTGGTCAAACGATCAACAGGACACGGTTGAAACAAATGCAGATACAGATGCAGATACAAGTTCTGCGGACGCAGCCAAAACGATACGAAGTACCACAGATTTGGGACTTATCAGCCCGTCATTTCTAGGGGCCTATTTGTTGAAACAGTTGAATTATCCAGGGAATACTATTTTTGAGTATACCAGCCGGATGGCAGATGTACTGCCCGTTTACGGCAAATCGGTCTTCGTTGACCAATATGGGCAGACGTACAACGAGCTTCCTTCATCATTTCAGGAAGCAGAAAAAGATTACTGGCTGCTGGAATATGACCTGTTATTTGGGAAGCAATATTCAAAAAAATAA